Within the Salarias fasciatus chromosome 2, fSalaFa1.1, whole genome shotgun sequence genome, the region CTGTTTTTAATCTCCTTTCAAAACACATCCCTGCATCTTGGCTAAATCTCACAATTGCTTTCCCATTATAGGTTATGCTTCAGTGgggttttctgttgttgttattttgtctttttagtattatttctgtttgtctctACTGTCAAacactttctgttgttttctttgatattattcttttctttagttcatttatatacaatacaatatgtaATAGTTGTCTGAAATTacaaagaaataatttaaaatattcaataatTATAATATTATTCCACAGATGTATGTGTATCGATTGGAATTAGCAAACTACAATTTGAAGCTCTTAATGTGAGCTCCCAGTGTGAGCATGGGCCTTCTCCGGGAACTCTTGTTCCAAAAGGTATATTACAAAATGTATTGCTGTAATTAAAAGGGTGTTTCAGAGAATGTAAAAGTGACTTACCTGCATTTTCCGCTTTACAGTTTCAAAAGGGTACGAGAGAGTTTGAGCCACTCCTGCTGCAACACAGCCATTAATGAAGTTCTGCAGAGGAGTGAAGCGAAAAGGCGGCTCCTGCCAGAGTTTGTCCAAGTTCATGTAGACTGCGTAGCACCCGACAGAAAACGGAAATGCAcctgtaaatacaaaaaaaaaaagtcctttgaGTCAAGCACAGagataaaagattaaaaacaggcTGATATGTATGCATCTGGTTACACAGTCGCCAAACTACAGTCCTACCTAAGACAGTGAGGGAGAAGCCCCTGTAGAGCGCCAGCAGCCCTTCGTTTCCGTAGATCTTTGAAATACAGTGAATCACACCGTGGTAGGTGGGCTGTCTGCAGTTCTGCACGACGAGCCTCGTCTCTGCCACCTCCAGAGGGTACGTGACCAGAGCAGCAGCCACGCCGGCCAGCCCACCGGCAAATATGGCCCTCCACTGGGAAACAAATCCCAGCTCATCCATCTGATGGTGGACTATCCTGCACACAGAGGAAGGACACACTCAGTAAATAATAAAGCCAAATGGTAATGCTGGGTCCGGGTTCGGGTTGCAGACCTTTCAGTGTAgattttgtatgtgtgtttctttcattattttggtAACAGTTAAAAAACATGagtttgaggttaattgatgGTGTGAACTTGtggtctgtctctctgcgttctgcctgtgatggactggggaCTATCAGTTGATGTCTCCTGCACTACCTGGTGGGATAAAGTAGGACAgagcagtatagaagatgggtGGTGTCATTTGTCACATTTAACTTCTGTTACATGTGTTTATGTTGTTAACTAAAATAGTCcaacttttcatttatttgtttatttattgaatGGATTCATTTATTTACGGTATACGTTTTTCTTCAATAGCAATGaggaaagaaatgtagcttCTCTATTTCCATTGTCTCAGCTGACCGTAAACTGAACACAGAGAGATTTACTGCAGCGGACTTTCACTTGCTCCTGTGCGTGTAGATAAATATAGCTTCCAGCATAAAGCCTCTCGTTAAACATCTATTATCAGTAAGTGTATTATAGAAACCATAAAGGGGAAGCTGTCTACTCAGGATCACATGTGGCCGCGCTGACAGACGGGAGCATTATAAAGGCCTTTCTCATCCGGGTACACGGTGTACTAACAGGACTCAGGTGGTCACACGTGACTCAGAGCGTGACCGGACACACACCGATCGCCACTTTCCCTGCCCTGTGTGTACATTAGATAGAAGATTTATGGCCCAgtgttgtctctgtgtgtttatgttattCATCAGCCACGCTGTCAGCACTGCGGCACGTTTTGTCCGGCagtaacccgacacgcggggcgGTGGGTCTGTTCCCTCAGCGCTGCCTCGCAGGCAAAACCTGCTCTGATGAGTGTGATTGTCACTCTGGGATGGAGAGAAGAGGACTCATGATGTTTAAATCAACATcttcctgctccaacacacgAACGTGATGACTGTGTCAAACTGTTGTTTAGttaaataatctgaaaaaatACAATCAGGGAGACTTCAAATAATGCAGCAATGTCCATCGGGATATGACAGATATGATAACAATAGATACCAAGCGGGCTGTCTTCATATAGTCATTATTGTGGTAGTATCTTGTAGTGTCTATGATGAAGGTTGCAATTAAAGATCTCATTTAACTATGGGCGGGGACAGGGTTCACCTGGACTGGTTGCCAGTCCAATGTATCATGTAGGAACGTCAATAATGTCAGGGTCATTGTCCTGTTTGTCATTTactgtttttccagttttacatgcttcatatttattgtttgtattctttCCCTTTGCTTCTCTTTCAATTCAGCTGCAATAATTGAAATTTCTCCATGGTTAGGCAAATCAATAATTTGccaattttatttaaatgtattgcCTTTTAAACATTACTGAAAATATCCATGTCTCTGAAAGAAATTTCTACTTTTAACTCTCAAATagtttaaatgaaatattttcttgtTACTTATTGTATTGACCACATTTTTAATTAGtcctttatttattaataatcAACACATTATTTAGGCCTTCAAACATTGTTTGATTACATTTGCAGTCAGAAATTGCAAGACAGAAAGGTTATTGAATATGATACAAATATGTCCCAATGTAAAATCAGCTGAGATTGTTGTGATTAGTGTAGTTAATTTGTGAAGTACTCCCAGGAACACAGTGTTAtaaatgtttattaaaatgtaacaTTCTAAGAATTGCTCTGTTTTGTATTATGTTGTTGTCTTATTCATTAATCCAACACAAGAAGTCTGCACTAGATGGAATATGTGAGGATCCGTTTAGTTTAATGGATTTTCAATAAATCCTTTAGTGAATGGATTTTCCCATCGAGTAAGCCCATAATGAACCTGTGAGACAACACACAGGGCAGAGAAAACCCTCCCCTGTAAATATGGACTGAGCGGATGGAggtttctgattggctgaaaacaAAAGGTGCGTCTCAACAGGGAAAGAGGAAGTAACTCTCTAAGAACAGAAATGAAGTACTCAAACGATTCAAACAAAGCCTTTTCTGGTATTTCACTCCATCAAATATTATAAGCAACACGGAAATAACATGTCCTCCCTGTGGAATTCTCATGCGTTGATTAAAGTATCAGAAAAGTCGCTGTCAGCTGACTGAAGTTGTCGAGGAAGCCGGGTGTGCGggttgaaaaaaacacaaaacaatgacaaaaacacaaatatactCAACAAAAGATGATATAATCGACTGCATACGACGGGGGAGAGTTAAAACAGCACACTGAGGTCCACTTACTTTCTATATGTGGTGAGATGAACGGCTGTGTACGGAAACAGGCGGATACAGGAGGCCAGGTTCCCCTTCCAAAACCCCCGGAGTCCTTCATTCCGGTAGATCAGCAGGAAGCTTTGCCAGAAGCCCCTCTTGCAGTGAAACGTGCCCACCTGGCTTTTGATCTTCACCACTTCCAGAGGCGACGTGGCGGTTTTACTGAACAAACCGGAGAAGCCGACACACATGAAGCTCTGGGAACTCGTCAGCCTGTTGTCCTTCTTCACCGAGGCCATCGCGGTTCCCCGGACTCCTCCGACCCCGACACGACTTCGGTTTTCTTGGAAAGACAGCGGACAGTCTGGTTTTACCGGAGAAACATCTAAATATAGGTGGAGATGAggtgtcctgctgctgccctgtcctcctctccagtggtgttatgtgacacacacacacacacacaccaccccgTCACTCCACCAGACTGCAGATGGGCGTGAGGAACGCTAGAGGGCGCTCTCTGACCGGAGTTCAGGCGCACGATTACATCATGTTCCACAACTTCTTATTCAATGAGGAGTTTTAGTGTTGCAATAAGGTTTATTGCAACACATTAAACTCTGGATTATGTAACAGGATCCCATAAAGAGGGGAGTGactcttttttaatgttttaaggCTGGTTGCATGGCCGTGCTTcatctgtgttgagtttgcaagTTGTTTCTGCACACACAAAGTTTTTCTCCTACTCAGGAGCCTGACCTGGCTAGACATAAGGCCCGGGGGCCATATGTGGCCCTTTAACTCTGCATAAGTGGCCCTGAGGGTGTCACTGGGAAATCCCAAATTAGATGAAAAAGGCTGTTATTATTGGCTTCATTAATCTAAAATTCGTCACATTTATCATGTTGTCAGGTATTATTACATTGCTGGTTATGCCAAGTGCCTCGATTTGCAGAAATAGCAACTGTTACCTCACAAAATGGATGTTTCACAGAGGGAAAAAGTTAAGGTTAATAAAAGCAATTACAGTCTTGATTGATATGATTTCAAATGCTATCATCAATCTCAGATGGTCTGTGGAAGGTGGGCAGTAAATGTTCATCTGAGAAGTCATGCAGGGCCAGAGTTTAAAAACGGAACACAACAgtagaaagagggagaaaaacgCACTTGTCTGTGAAAACCCAAAGGACCAGTGCTGCCTGTAAACCTGCCTGTAGCAAATTAATGACTTACAATTCAATTTTCACCTCCAGAACTTTTAATATTTTGGGATTTCCCAAAGCATTTGAGGATCAGTAAATAAAGGGGAATCAGTACGATTGTAAAATTGCCTTCCTatgctttgacaaaaaaaattgaaccaGTTTAAAAATGTACAATGGATAAGTTTACTGTCTTTTATAAATTGCTACATTAACAAAAGAAAATcttccaacaaaaaaaatcatttagtTATTATATGGATAAAGAGCACCTACATCTACATATAGACAGTGAAAGTGGGTTTAAAATAGAACTTAATGCAGGAGATTAGAGTGAAACTGTATTAAAGTGTAAGTCTTGAACATATTTCCCAATGGACTTGAATGAACTTTCCCCAGGAAATGAATTTGCTATTGGACTGCAGCAAATCTGACACCCCATATTTCTCATGCTATTAAAAAGGATGAACAAAGTGCTGTTTTTGGTAAGTACATATAACTAATCTCAGCCATATTTTAGACTTAAAGCTTCTGGGACACTAAAATATTTGAAAGTGAGAAAATTTTAACTGTAATGATTTTTCAAATTGTAGCTTCAGACTTCTTTTATATGATACTTTCCAATCCCAAAGTGTTAGGACAAATATGTAACTACaattcttcatttatttattatagttaaCTTTAATATTTATCATGGGAAAGTGTCAAAGTGACATAAAATCGCGCATTTCAAGTATTGCAGTGTATGACTGTGCTACTGTATATTCTGTGATTCAAGTTACTACAAATGTGTTTGTAATCACTTCTTGTATGTGAACTGTGATCAAAGATGATGTTACAGTGTGTTCATATTTTCTCAAATATTCACATTAAACTCATCCTGGAGCATCAGTGCTCTATTTGAGAGAGATGAGATTCCAAGACAAACTGGACAACAGAGTTTATTATGAGATGCATAGTTCGTATTCTAGATTCAGTTCCTACATGAGCAAACTCTTTCACGATGTGGACACAAACCATTTACCGTGTTTCCTCTGACTGTGAAGTACATATTGCCACTACACTGTATGATTGTCACTCTTCTGTATAATAGACATGTGACTGTCGAGCTGAAGCAGTGTAGTTACAAACTGCTCATCTATAAAAGAACAAATGCTTTGAGGACTCAAGACAATCAAATAATCAAGACTCTGAGATATATTTAGAcactttattcatcccacagAGGGATATTTTTATGCCAAGATTATAATAGAAAAATGTATGACATGGCAAAGGCACTAAAATAACTACAActgttctttattttcctcGTCATACTCGTCGTCTGTCTCCATCAAGCTGTTAACCCTTTCtaatattttcagtttgatgcCCAGAGCTTAACTCGGGTTCTGATTTTCCAGCATCGGTTGTGGAGAACTGGACATCTCTGTCCTGTTTCAGCTTcatctctgtgttctgctcctccaccctcatgtGAGGAGCCCACCCTCAGTCTTTGACCGGGACCACTAGGTTCCCTCACAAAAGACTTTCTGGAACAACAGAGGAGCCAAAGGAAATGACAGTCCGATCACCAGAGGGGGGGTGGAAAGGGTGTGTCTGTGGGCGAGTGGCTTTCACTGCTGCAAGCCCACAAAGTAATTTGGAAGCAGTGGAGGTAACTGGAGCGACGGTACACAGCTTGAAGTTCACTTAAGTTATAGCTGGAATTATGCACCAACTCAGCCACTGGTCTCTGAAGTTTGAAGTCATTCGGATTATGTCCAATTCGACTCAGAAAGTCAGGATGATGGCATGCAGAGAGTAGCAAGAGCAATTTACTTCTGAAGAATATCAAAGCAGCTAAAACAGGGAGCTTGCTTTGATCACACTGCCATACCTGGgtgacctgaaacacacaagaTAATGAGGAATCTTTCTTTAGAGATAAGTGGTGTGATGCTGGCTGTATCTTATCAATTAATGCTTCAGCAATCAAACACATGCCACCGAGGATCTGTTGCCAGTCTGTCTCCTGTGCTGTCCTGCCTCTGCCCGCCGGTGTCTGTACGGAATATGGATAGAGCACTGCCCTCTTCCTGCATGTGTGTTCCCTCTCCTCACTGGAAGCTTCCTCCATGAAGAAAAGTCGAGCAGGAGTTGCCTGCCCGCGTGCCTTTGTGTCTCGGGGACACCGGCACCTTGCGGTAGGCGTAGCCTGGCTGAGGCATTGTCATTCCCTGGATGTCATGTGCAAATCAACCATTGATCTCCCACTTTGAAGTGCactgctgcaggaccagagagagagagagcgactcGGTGCTGCGAGACCCGGCCCCGAGTCAACAGAGGGCGCCCAATACCAGGGAGGTGAGCCGCGGCGGCCTCGGCGCTGCCTGTCGACCCCCTCGCAGACTGGTGCCAGGCTCACAGACTGCTGCAATAAAATTCTCACCTCATTATCTCAGACAGTCACATCACAGGCTTGTTTTGGCAGGGGAGGGGAAAGGGAAGAAGGGTTGGGGGTGGTCAGGAGGAACAGGCTTTCGTAGCCTGACACTAGGGTCTGGCTGTAGGTGGGTGTCTCTTTTTTAAAggctttggggggggggggggggggctccactGTGGCACCGTGTTCACACCCACCAGCCACAAGGCCCAGGACAAACTGCTCCTGGCTCACTTAACAGGAACGGGAGACTTGTTATTCATAGGCGCCTAATTTTAGAATAATGGTTTCTGTGAAGGTGCAAACTGTGAAAGTTTGTCAGGATTAGTAAATGTAGTTTTGCACCTCATTACAAGGAACAATGAGACCACTGTTATCACAGCTCTGCAGACGAGTGAACACAGTCTGTGAAGCTCTCAGGCCAGTTTGTCTAATAACTGATTGTGCTTTTTGTGGCGACTTCTTTACCTTTTTGTTCTGCACTTGTTgttgacttgaaaaaaaaaacaacagcaacaaatgagcagcttttaaaaatacatatgAAGATGTGTAGTGTCCATTTTCCTTGTAAAAATTCATCAACTAATTAGCTCCTCAGCCAGGATGCAGATGAACAGGAGGCCCATTGTCTCTAAGGATCCAGAGGAAAACCTGTGGCAGCTGCTGCCCCTTTATCTTCCTGTgtacagtcaataaatcaatatcAAATCTAAGGAACAGGAAGCCAGATGGCCTTCTCGCAACCTCTCCAGGCCGGGCATCTCTCAGCTACTGTATCGCCGGAGCATGCAGCCATCCTTTGAAGGCATACGCATTCAAGCAGCAGCTCAATGAATGACTAAAGGGAACAAATAAGCTGTTACGACTCTGCTCAAATCAGTGTTTGCTTTTCCATTCACATCAAAGGCCGGAGCCCTGTTTGATATGCAGAGCCCACACCTTGATCCGAGCCCCGTACAGGTAGAAGGGAGGAGCAGTCCATTGAGAGGACAGAGGATCACGTGGCTGCATCTCCCTCTGCCCTGGCTTAGGGGCGGTTGACCCAGACGAAGGGTCTGGTCATGTGTCGTGTTCCCCAGGGAGCTATCGCAACTTACACTCAACACTACACAGATTATTTATCGAGTGGCCTATTGATTACACACTTTTAGAAACATTCAGACAAATCTGGGGTAGAAATCACAAAAATCGGCAACAGTTTACATTTTCAGGCTGAAGAAATGGCGATGTTTGCTGGAGGTTGACATATTTGCGAAGTGACTCGCTGCTAGTTGGCTGAAGTGCAGTTTGCGAGGTCAGTTACCTAAATACATCCCTTCTAGACTCGTCTTGATTTCTGTGCAGGCCAGGGGTCAGGTTAAACAGTAGTTTGATTGAATGGCGGTTCACAGGCCAGTGTGAAATGCCAGCTCTATTGCAATGTGGGAGCGGGAAGGAGGGGGTTTCTCTGGCCTTTGTGTGGCCTGTGGTCTCAGAGCACGGACCCATTGTTTGAGGCTGACCAGCCAGCCCCTCAGACTCTCCTTTGCCCTGCTTTGTCTCGACCAGCGTGAGCATTTCCTTCATTCAGGTCAGAGCAGGGTCATGACTTTGGACACCAGTCTCCCCTGTCTGTCTGCCCGGCCGACATACTCATAAACGCATGTAACCCTGAGACAGATGTGCTGCTGTCGCGTGCCGTTGCTTAAGTCTGGCCTCAGCCTTCCTGAAATCAGAAAAGTAATACTGGAGCAGGTGTAATCCTGAATAAAACCTGAACAAACCTGTATGTCAAATGATGCCTACATCTTTCAAACAAGTCGAAATGGCTTTtacatccattcatctatcattaatctattcatccatccatcctatTCAGGGCTGCAGAGCGCTGGAGCTGGAGTAGACATAAATAATCAATACTGCAagagtgaaaatgcatttgtgTCCAATGCAACACATATTGTGAGAAATTGTGGTCACATGTGTGCAGTATGTGAAAGACAGTGAGCCGAGGCAGACAGCTCCCTCCCTCTGGCCTCAGGCTGGACCTGTCTTATCATGGCCTGGTCTTCACTGTGATAAGAAGAGGAAAGGCCGCGGGGCCATAATGAAGACTGTGCACGATCCAGGTCGACAGCGTGAGGAGACTGGACTTAagagaggaggagcggagggggtggagggaaCAAGAATATTATCTGATAACAATCACAGGAGCCTTTTGATCTCTGAGAGGCTGATCCTGGGCTACGGGGTGTCATGCTGAGTGGACGAGCAGAATGACACAGCAGGTACAAACAAGCAGAGCCTTGAAGATCATCTGGAGCAAATTTACtcccacacaaaaacacacaagcctGTTTATTTCGTACTGGAGAAGTGTTACCATCATAATATCTTCAAGACCCCAAAATGTGTCACTCTCTGTAAAATCTATCAGTCAATTCTTGATCGATTAATAATAAGTCTTAGAAAAGATTTAAGCTATATTGAGGCAGTAAAGTCAAAATCCACAAGTTGACAATGTGATCACTGAAGTCACATTGCAGTCTGCCGGGTTTTGTCTCATAAGTCACTGATTAAAAGCTGTCATGTGGAGGCCAGATAGGACCTGGGGCTCCAGAGCAAGCTGCAGCCTGAACCAAATGCCTGGCTGTGTCGCCCAAGGCAAGACAAgagaaggtttttctttttttttcttttacgcTAAATGGCCATAGGGGGTGTCAGCAAGCTGCTGTGGAGGTAAAGTGCCCCGGGTTCCCCTTAgcaacagttaaaaacaaaagagcagACACACATGTGGGCCTCACTGTCTCTGAATGAGACAGAGCAGAccaaaaaatgaaaggaaacacTAGCTGAcattttatgggttttttttaatcaattacaAATAAGTCTCAAAAAAGGGTAAATAGAACAAATATTGTAGCTTATTCTGCAAACAaaagcgacacacacacacacacacacacacacacacacacacacacacacacacacacacacacacacaaatagttCATATCTGAATACCAAATGTGCCCCAATCTGCAGATGAAAATGCATTTAGCACACTTGATATTCCTGATTTAATCATGTTGGCTAAAATCACTTCACAGCTACTGCTTAATGAAAAGAATGAATCTGTCACCTGATTAAATCTGTGTTATGTAACTGTTTAGGCAGGACAACACGCTACAAATTGAGATGgaaaa harbors:
- the slc25a43 gene encoding solute carrier family 25 member 43 → MASVKKDNRLTSSQSFMCVGFSGLFSKTATSPLEVVKIKSQVGTFHCKRGFWQSFLLIYRNEGLRGFWKGNLASCIRLFPYTAVHLTTYRKIVHHQMDELGFVSQWRAIFAGGLAGVAAALVTYPLEVAETRLVVQNCRQPTYHGVIHCISKIYGNEGLLALYRGFSLTVLGAFPFSVGCYAVYMNLDKLWQEPPFRFTPLQNFINGCVAAGVAQTLSYPFETVKRKMQAQSARLPHLGGVHVHFTGMVDCFIQVVKNKGVLSLWNGLTANTVKIVPYFGLLFTCFEMCKQVCLYRNGFIVSPLSYQLTPGVDQSLGPYELQEVKRYLKNRSFRSESSSLGNRW